One window of Panulirus ornatus isolate Po-2019 chromosome 13, ASM3632096v1, whole genome shotgun sequence genomic DNA carries:
- the Rab10 gene encoding ras-related protein Rab-10 isoform X1, whose protein sequence is MAKKTYDLLFKLLLIGDSGVGKTCILFRFSDDAFNTTFISTIGIDFKIKTIELRGKKIKLQIWDTAGQERFHTITTSYYRGAMGIMLVYDITNSKSFDNIAKWLRNIDEHANEDVEKMILGNKCDMEDKRVIPKEKGEAIAREHGIRFLETSAKANINIEQAFLELAEAILNKTPGRDPQENPDSVVRPERRNDRGAARQCCA, encoded by the exons atggctaAGAAGACTTATGACTTGTTATTCAAGCTTCTCCTTATAGGTGATTCAGGCGTTGGAAAGACATGCATACTATTCAGATTTTCAGATGACGCCTTCAACACCACATTTATATCCACAATAG GTATTGACTTCAAAATCAAAACCATTGAGTTGAGAGGAAAGAAGATTAAGTTGCAGATATG GGACACTGCTGGTCAGGAAAGGTTTCACACAATCACCACATCTTACTACAGAGGGGCCATGGGTATAATGCTGGTTTATGACATCACGAATTCAAAGTCATTTGACAATATAGCAAAATGGTTAAGAAATATAGATGAG CATGCAAATGAAGATGTAGAAAAGATGATACTTGGCAATAAGTGTGACATGGAGGACAAGCGAGTTATCCCCAAAGAAAAGGGAGAAGCG ATTGCACGAGAACATGGCATTCGATTCTTGGAAACATCAGCCAAAGCTAACATCAACATTGAACAAGCCTTCTTGGAACTTGCTGAAGCCATCCTAAACAAGACACCTGGACGTGACCCACAG GAAAACCCAGACAGTGTTGTTCGTCCAGAAAGGAGGAATGATCGAGGTGCGGCTCGACAGTGCTGTGCGTAG
- the Rab10 gene encoding ras-related protein Rab-10 isoform X3 — MIINRLTGIDFKIKTIELRGKKIKLQIWDTAGQERFHTITTSYYRGAMGIMLVYDITNSKSFDNIAKWLRNIDEHANEDVEKMILGNKCDMEDKRVIPKEKGEAIAREHGIRFLETSAKANINIEQAFLELAEAILNKTPGRDPQENPDSVVRPERRNDRGAARQCCA; from the exons ATGATTATTAATAGATTAACTG GTATTGACTTCAAAATCAAAACCATTGAGTTGAGAGGAAAGAAGATTAAGTTGCAGATATG GGACACTGCTGGTCAGGAAAGGTTTCACACAATCACCACATCTTACTACAGAGGGGCCATGGGTATAATGCTGGTTTATGACATCACGAATTCAAAGTCATTTGACAATATAGCAAAATGGTTAAGAAATATAGATGAG CATGCAAATGAAGATGTAGAAAAGATGATACTTGGCAATAAGTGTGACATGGAGGACAAGCGAGTTATCCCCAAAGAAAAGGGAGAAGCG ATTGCACGAGAACATGGCATTCGATTCTTGGAAACATCAGCCAAAGCTAACATCAACATTGAACAAGCCTTCTTGGAACTTGCTGAAGCCATCCTAAACAAGACACCTGGACGTGACCCACAG GAAAACCCAGACAGTGTTGTTCGTCCAGAAAGGAGGAATGATCGAGGTGCGGCTCGACAGTGCTGTGCGTAG
- the Rab10 gene encoding ras-related protein Rab-10 isoform X2: protein MTHGVSHSPTTHMYSGIDFKIKTIELRGKKIKLQIWDTAGQERFHTITTSYYRGAMGIMLVYDITNSKSFDNIAKWLRNIDEHANEDVEKMILGNKCDMEDKRVIPKEKGEAIAREHGIRFLETSAKANINIEQAFLELAEAILNKTPGRDPQENPDSVVRPERRNDRGAARQCCA, encoded by the exons GTATTGACTTCAAAATCAAAACCATTGAGTTGAGAGGAAAGAAGATTAAGTTGCAGATATG GGACACTGCTGGTCAGGAAAGGTTTCACACAATCACCACATCTTACTACAGAGGGGCCATGGGTATAATGCTGGTTTATGACATCACGAATTCAAAGTCATTTGACAATATAGCAAAATGGTTAAGAAATATAGATGAG CATGCAAATGAAGATGTAGAAAAGATGATACTTGGCAATAAGTGTGACATGGAGGACAAGCGAGTTATCCCCAAAGAAAAGGGAGAAGCG ATTGCACGAGAACATGGCATTCGATTCTTGGAAACATCAGCCAAAGCTAACATCAACATTGAACAAGCCTTCTTGGAACTTGCTGAAGCCATCCTAAACAAGACACCTGGACGTGACCCACAG GAAAACCCAGACAGTGTTGTTCGTCCAGAAAGGAGGAATGATCGAGGTGCGGCTCGACAGTGCTGTGCGTAG